Proteins from one Limanda limanda chromosome 4, fLimLim1.1, whole genome shotgun sequence genomic window:
- the LOC132999963 gene encoding gastrula zinc finger protein XlCGF17.1-like, whose product MQTREPQSGLNTTNNKQPLSDMKCKTGKKAFGCSECGKRFRRKWDLTIHMRAHTGERPFSCSECSKRFLQNGDLTVHMRTHTGERRFSCSECGKRFLQKGNLTDHMRIHTGEKPFSCSECGKSFPQKGNLTDHMRIHTGEKQFSCSECGQRFRRKCDLTKHMSTHTGEKPFSCSECCRRFRRNCDLTEHMRIHSREKPFSCSKCGKRFKRKCHVTVHMRTHTGEKAFSCS is encoded by the coding sequence ATGCAGACCAGGGAACCTCaatctggtttaaatacaacaaataacaaacagcctctaagtgatatgaaatgtaaaactggtaagaaagcatttggttgttctgagtgtggtaaaagattcagACGAAAGTGGGATCTAACAATACACATGAGGgctcatacaggagagagacCATTTAGTTGTTCTGAGTGTAGTAAAAGATTTCTTCAAAACGGTGATCtaactgtacatatgaggactcatacaggagagagacggtttagttgctctgagtgtggtaaaagatttctTCAAAAGGGCAATCTAACTGaccatatgaggattcatacaggagagaaaccgtttagttgctctgagtgtggtaaaagttTTCCTCAAAAGGGCAATCTAACTGatcatatgaggattcatacaggagagaaacagtttagttGCTCAGAGTGTGGTCAAAGATTCAGACGAAAGTGCGATCTAACCAAACACATGAGtactcatacaggagagaaaccattcaGTTGTTCTGAGTGTTGTAGAAGATTCAGACGAAACTGCGATCTAACtgaacatatgaggattcattcacgagagaaaccgtttagttgctccaAATGTGGTAAAAGATTCAAACGAAAGTGCCATGtaactgtacatatgaggactcatacaggagagaaagcattTAGTTGCTCCTAG